In a single window of the Bactrocera dorsalis isolate Fly_Bdor chromosome 2, ASM2337382v1, whole genome shotgun sequence genome:
- the LOC125776243 gene encoding uncharacterized protein LOC125776243 produces MEKSCLEEMGVGMVSAFPVEPMHLLDLGVVRKMLKCLINGPNVGYQLTKQQKNMLSKTLISYIPYIPSEFARKPRSLDEIARWKAIEFRQFVLYTGMVALKDIVSDGIYYHFSLLHCAYALLSSQKTYQNNLEEIKQMLNYFVHLFPTFYGEEKVSYNVHSVLHLVDSVQSCGFLNSFSAYAFENFLQTLKRFVKRPRETLQQINNRYQYENVFLKDRYVGPKVNRCGKVIRFYGNDFNISDKLPDNFCYLKAGMAIQIIGLSKKDDKVYMHGKVLKNCCNLFTEPLKSMEDLGVFIANIDTEEAEQIYDVQLILYKLMCLPYNNQFVFLPIIHSKDL; encoded by the coding sequence atggaaaaatcgtGTCTCGAAGAAATGGGTGTGGGAATGGTCTCCGCTTTTCCTGTTGAACCAATGCACCTTTTAGATCTTGGAGTTGTTAGAAAAATGCTAAAATGTCTAATTAATGGTCCGAATGTAGGATATCAGTTGACAAAGCAACAGAAAAATATGCTGTCGAAAACTTTGATTTCGTACATACCTTACATACCCAGTGAATTTGCCCGAAAACCACGAAGCTTAGATGAAATTGCAAGATGGAAAGCAATAGAGTTCCGACAGTTTGTACTTTACACGGGAATGGTTGCTTTGAAAGACATTGTATCTGACGGTATTTATTATCACTTTTCTTTGTTGCACTGTGCATACGCATTGCTTTCGTCACAAAAAACCTATCAAAACAATTTAGAAGAAATAAAGCAAATGCTTAATTACTTCGTGCACCTTTTCCCAACCTTTTATGGAGAAGAAAAAGTCAGTTACAATGTACATTCAGTGCTGCATTTGGTGGATTCCGTTCAATCGTGCGGTTTTCTTAATTCATTCTCAGCATATGCTTTCGAAAATTTCTTGCAAACCCTAAAGCGATTCGTCAAAAGACCCCGAGAAacattacaacaaataaataacagaTACCAATATGAAAACGTGTTTTTAAAAGACAGATATGTGGGTCCAAAAGTCAATAGATGTGGAAAGGTTATTCGATTTTATGGAAACGATTTTAATATCAGCGATAAATTACCGGATAATTTTTGCTACCTCAAAGCAGGTATGGCAATACAAATTATAGGATTATCGAAGAAAGATGACAAGGTTTATATGCatggaaaagttttgaaaaactgCTGTAATCTATTTACGGAACCATTGAAATCGATGGAAGATCTGGGCGTTTTCATAGCTAACATTGACACCGAAGAAGCGGAGCAAATCTATGATGTCCaacttattttatacaaattaatgtGCCTGCCTTACAAtaatcaatttgtatttttaccGATTATTCACAGCAAGGACCTATAA